A genomic window from Antedon mediterranea chromosome 4, ecAntMedi1.1, whole genome shotgun sequence includes:
- the LOC140047821 gene encoding interferon-induced very large GTPase 1-like has product MDNKLRKYRRVVEKLGLSKYYPRNLTRKQVFVVSENVISPEELNGHPDKIPWYILQNIVTCNYEGRSFELEESSSSQEKSFSLTSVLGKETDTNDGQVNPIDSLVAIFLCCDDFLRQILIEKLSICQLAIPLLMPVTDVPNKEWELIVWGMRTITKKWQTSSGSSCERSVVTEKLPIVSALRLGRPKISKSKVVNCVINEQKHNIFFHSECKGGNLKRKLSDGLLEIAWYLPSQKSTCTFADALTFINLRGNASNFESQTSFLSKISLVTIAFVSCSDFNEHHTTLLESLYTQEGHVIFILDGSPNEALRDAFCKMDTENRDMKKQVQYITSENKNELKLSGQIWQILGSNCEKGTVGLRHSIEMCIEIAEKMNYHADEIEQNCFEAKQSAEKLLQQVKRAGKQEELPLQEITVDIGEAKKEQHRLLRKESHMQIVAYVNKQKEEVLELRRKQLAKHKNRRMGCTYEMFRSSFTNTLLKRKYFFGFVKVLTDKYCIDTLHPIRREYIRRWNDLCENPQQEKSVSSKAKLDELEQKLSRDSLGLEHFNREIGQHYEMSLDLKQLQAAGNSRLPEVAAEMLLHGYPIELMDGDASHVPLTWVEAVFESLKCQIGKDKKMFVLSVLGIQSSGKSTMLNAMFGLQFAVSAGRCTKGIFAQLVPLDTDLKAKCDYILVVDTEGLRSPESASIEHTNNRDNELATLVIGLGDLTIINIMGENPTDMQDTLQIAVHAFMKMGNVNIKPSCLFVHQNVTDVTASELNTTQKRSMREMLDKITEIAAHAENCSERYKSFSDVITFQEHKHIMYISSLWQGDPPMAPPNPGYSKCILQVKKQIVEIMKNSEPKSIPNFITLLSDLWKAILCQDFVFSFRNSLDIQAFNALNAEHVKHARTLRRNALKYSESLQIKCKEFSVENVNEKGEKCLGDYLQKLEKDISDVQSSMETYFKENKKAIQWKKKVEIQLSDVCSEIKKDMRGTFKSIVIKTTGRAKIEANIKTYEQEIYEKAKTLADEYRHLKLPDEQLESEFAKNWNEWVTKVPIGDDYEDIRTSFQIITEDYQIENHKLEVKRVWQSDLSRTEVQENDLDFSWFENVKLVFRFKGKKAYAYKANYARQQILEDLKTVISNHRQSGTKYNKQLGFELFSKLSSGLENMKIDEKVTINKNSIIPLAVCNFYAVLIPSLEDMQEQHKRENDPRLYMESQKERLWHMFKEECKDLQIVVKVASAISRELTYSIKTSLPAKCKFEVIDHLRHSTAKGFSSKRSLHAMMLIEKADMGFQSLLPCLFQPILCITKFSFTKIHNMCLQKNDETGISLLEQKYRDKVSEIVTGLKQDITTLRTESKVVSKKDKEGDTAMTTMKLWWPALLEHTDEELGLKTDIRLFDEERDLKLHELIDTLMVELKGIEDTVIKAFDSSIFSEIIKSCCQLFLADLLNCQEVCPFCHALCDLNGKHDHHRTDCHIPMGVTGGRWAHTEKLLTDMCTTAVMCNYSFKSKITNNEYINFRNYKSVNTRCASWKIEPLADESEKFWKWFLATYNTELAKFYGTKLTDIPEGWKNITLEEAKEDMKKLYDI; this is encoded by the coding sequence ATGGAcaataaattaagaaaatacCGGCGAGTGGTTGAAAAGCTGGGACTTAGTAAGTATTATCCAAGAAACCTGACTCGTAAACAAGTATTTGTAGTTTCCGAAAATGTGATTTCACCTGAGGAACTCAATGGTCACCCTGACAAAATACCATGGTACATTTTGCAAAATATTGTAACGTGTAATTACGAAGGAAGATCTTTCGAATTAGAAGAAAGTTCATCTTCACAAGAAAAGTCATTTTCACTTACTTCTGTTCTAGGAAAAGAAACAGATACAAATGACGGTCAAGTAAATCCAATAGATTCATTGGTAGCTATTTTCTTGTGTTGTGACGACTTCTTAAGACAAATTTTGATTGAAAAATTGTCAATATGTCAGCTAGCTATTCCGTTACTGATGCCAGTTACGGACGTACCTAATAAAGAATGGGAACTGATTGTGTGGGGAATGAGAACAATCACAAAGAAATGGCAAACAAGTTCAGGTTCATCTTGTGAACGATCAGTGGTAACAGAGAAGTTACCGATTGTGTCTGCTTTGCGATTAGGAAGACCTAAAATCTCCAAATCTAAAGTTGTCAACTGTGTCATTAATGAGCAGAAACACAACATTTTCTTTCATTCTGAGTGCAAAGGTGGTAATTTAAAACGAAAATTATCAGATGGCTTATTAGAAATTGCATGGTACCTTCCCTCACAGAAAAGTACATGTACCTTTGCAGATGCTCTGACTTTCATAAATTTGCGAGGAAATGCGTCAAATTTTGAAAGTCAGACGTCATTTTTATCCAAGATATCACTGGTCACTATTGCATTTGTTTCCTGTTCTGATTTTAATGAACATCACACCACGTTACTTGAATCTTTATATACACAAGAGGGACACGTAATTTTTATCTTAGATGGATCTCCTAACGAAGCTTTAAGAGATGCATTTTGTAAAATGGATACAGAAAACAGAGATATGAAGAAACAAGTACAATATATTACGTCAGAAAACAAGAACGAGCTGAAATTAAGTGGACAAATTTGGCAAATACTTGGATCTAATTGTGAAAAAGGTACTGTAGGACTACGCCATAGTATTGAAATGTGCATTGAAATAGCGGAGAAAATGAATTATCATGCTGACGAAATCGAACAGAACTGTTTCGAAGCTAAACAGAGTGCCGAAAAATTGCTCCAGCAAGTCAAACGTGCAGGAAAACAGGAAGAGCTGCCCTTACAGGAGATAACAGTAGATATAGGAGAGGCAAAAAAGGAACAGCATCGGCTACTGAGAAAAGAAAGTCATATGCAAATTGTAGCATATGTTAACAAGCAAAAGGAAGAGGTATTGGAACTTCGTCGTAAACAGTTAGCCAAACACAAAAACAGACGTATGGGTTGCACATATGAGATGTTCAGATCCTCGTTCACAAACAcacttttaaaaagaaaatatttcttTGGGTTTGTCAAGGTTTTGACCGATAAATATTGTATCGATACGCTACATCCAATACGTAGAGAGTACATCCGAAGATGGAATGACTTATGTGAAAACCCCCAACAAGAGAAATCTGTATCATCAAAAGCTAAACTTGATGAGCTTGAGCAGAAACTGTCACGTGATTCATTGGGATTAGAACACTTCAATAGAGAAATTGGACAACACTACGAAATGTCATTAGATCTAAAACAACTACAAGCAGCGGGAAATAGTCGGTTACCTGAAGTTGCTGCTGAAATGTTACTACATGGATACCCCATTGAGTTAATGGATGGTGATGCCAGCCACGTGCCTCTCACTTGGGTTGAGGCCGTGTTCGAATCTCTGAAGTGTCAAATTGGCAAAGATAAAAAGATGTTTGTGTTATCTGTATTAGGCATTCAGAGTAGCGGGAAATCAACTATGTTAAATGCTATGTTTGGTTTACAATTTGCTGTTAGTGCTGGTAGATGTACTAAAGGCATATTTGCCCAGCTTGTACCTTTAGATACAGATTTAAAGGCAAAGTGTGATTACATTCTGGTGGTTGACACTGAGGGGTTGCGATCTCCTGAATCTGCTAGCATTGAACATACCAACAACCGTGACAACGAACTGGCCACGCTTGTGATTGGCTTAGGTGATCTTACCATAATAAATATTATGGGAGAAAACCCAACTGACATGCAAGACACACTTCAAATTGCTGTACATGCTTTTATGAAAATGggtaatgttaatattaaaccTAGCTGTTTATTTGTACACCAAAACGTCACTGATGTCACAGCATCTGAATTGAATACGACACAAAAAAGAAGTATGCGAGAAATGTTGGATAAGATTACTGAAATTGCAGCTCATGCCGAGAATTGCAGTGAAAGATATAAATCGTTTTCTGATGTCATTACCTTTCAAGAACACAAGCACATTATGTACATTTCCAGCCTTTGGCAAGGAGATCCACCGATGGCGCCTCCAAATCCCGGTTACAGCAAATGCATTCTTCAAGTAAAGAAACAAATCGTGGAAATCATGAAAAATTCAGAACCAAAAAGTATACCTAATTTCATAACATTGCTGTCTGATCTTTGGAAAGCAATATTATGTCAAGATTTTGTATTCAGCTTTAGAAATTCTCTCGACATCCAAGCTTTTAATGCGTTGAATGCAGAACATGTGAAGCATGCCCGTACATTAAGAAGAAATGCACTGAAATACAGCGAAAGCCTTCAAATTAAATGTAAGGAGTTTTCAgttgaaaatgtaaatgaaaagGGAGAAAAATGTCTTGGCGATTACTTACAGAAGTTAGAGAAAGACATCAGTGATGTTCAATCAAGCATGGAGacttattttaaagaaaacaaaaaagcaATTCAATGGAAAAAAAAGGTGGAAATACAACTTTCAGATGTTTGTAGTGAAATCAAAAAAGACATGAGGGGTACATTTAAATctattgtaattaaaacaaCTGGAAGAGCTAAAATCGAGGCCAATATTAAAACGTACGAACAAGAAATCTATGAAAAAGCTAAAACCCTTGCCGATGAGTATCGACACCTAAAACTGCCTGATGAACAACTTGAAAGTGAGTTTGCTAAAAACTGGAATGAGTGGGTTACAAAAGTACCAATTGGTGATGATTATGAAGATATAAGAACGTCTTTTCAAATAATCACTGAAGACTATCAAATAGAAAACCATAAATTAGAAGTAAAGCGCGTATGGCAATCTGACCTTTCCCGAACGGAAGTACAAGAAAACGATCTGGATTTTTCATGGTTCGAAAATGTGAAACTAGTGTTCCGTTTCAAGGGCAAGAAAGCGTATGCATATAAAGCTAATTACGCTAGACAACAGATTTTAGAAGATCTTAAAACGGTAATCTCAAATCATAGACAGAGTGgaacaaaatacaataaacaacTTGGATTTGAACTGTTTAGTAAGCTATCAAGTGGATTGGAAAACATGAAGATAGATGAAAAAGTTACCATTAACAAAAACAGTATTATTCCACTAGCCGTGTGCAATTTCTATGCTGTACTTATACCCAGCTTGGAAGATATGCAGGAGCAACACAAACGCGAAAATGACCCGAGACTATACATGGAGTCTCAAAAGGAAAGACTATGGCACATGTTTAAAGAAGAATGTAAGGATCTCCAAATAGTTGTTAAAGTTGCGTCAGCTATATCACGAGAGCTTACATATTCTATTAAAACATCTCTTCCAGCTAAATGTAAATTTGAAGTAATCGACCATCTAAGACACAGTACGGCTAAAGGGTTTTCTAGTAAGAGGTCTCTCCATGCAATGATGTTGATTGAAAAAGCCGACATGGGCTTCCAATCACTTTTGCCATGTTTATTTCAGCCAATTTTGTGTATCACCAAATTTAGCTTTACAAAGATACATAATATGTGTTTACAAAAGAATGATGAAACTGGTATTTCTTTACTAGAACAAAAATACAGGGATAAAGTTTCAGAAATAGTAACTGGATTAAAGCAAGATATCACTACCTTACGTACAGAAAGTAAGGTAGTAAGTAAGAAGGACAAAGAAGGAGATACTGCTATGACAACAATGAAATTGTGGTGGCCAGCCTTACTGGAACATACTGATGAAGAGTTAGGTCTCAAAACAGACATTAGGTTGTTTGATGAAGAAAGGGACTTGAAATTGCACGAGCTCATCGACACATTGATGGTTGAACTAAAAGGCATCGAAGACACTGTTATTAAAGCTTTTGATAGTAGCATTTTCAGTGAAATTATCAAATCCTGCTGTCAGTTGTTTTTAGCTGATCTGCTAAATTGCCAGGAAGTGTGTCCGTTTTGTCATGCTCTATGCGATCTTAATGGGAAACATGATCATCATCGTACAGATTGTCACATACCAATGGGAGTTACTGGAGGTAGATGGGCGCATACTGAAAAACTTCTTACAGATATGTGCACAACTGCAGTAATGTGTAACTATAGCTTTAAGAGTAAAATTACGAATAATGAATACATTAATTTTAGAAATTATAAGAGTGTGAATACCAGATGCGCATCATGGAAAATTGAACCTCTGGCAGACGAGTCGGAGAAGTTCTGGAAATGGTTTTTGGCAACATATAATACTGAACTAGCTAAGTTCTACGGTACAAAGTTGACTGATATTCCGGAAGGATGGAAGAATATTACATTAGAAGAAGCTAAAGAAGATATGAAAAAGCTGTACGACATTTAA
- the LOC140047820 gene encoding uncharacterized protein, with protein MASIDESHVCDLQIKCCFHHENITDKTAFPITEVRFYKVVACTKLWVNLDGTCKDIANKLNDRIGKFNTFTSLCIICKKAQKQIRKNYKTCNQKLRKALTDDAGFLRAAAEMKNDQEMLKDIHGKSCACIEVRYHDSCYREYIKIVHRKKHIHAKSSTKSFFDEHKKGYNVFCETIIKERMKTGQEIIRLSKLQKYLDKYIQEEEHINLGYVRSDLLKAKLEKYFPELVFHLPSRRNEATMVYFADISTGSFAEQFLESEESTDLSSDASVNPDISTTTNKEERYHLQDESRTIHLAGLILKNAIKTSESMDYKWPPRASDINNVVMSDIIPFHLFNILAICTNTVQEHIDPSMASVPEEIRNKLEAICQDIVYLASRGRRQTPKSLALGLTVRHMTGSTHLLDILSKFGHCTKQVLRCFDCPLLMLFRMVSGVGNLLLWFGTTLILMKKPQVAKAQHDEMILFYFYIKLP; from the exons ATGGCTTCGATTGATGAAAGCCACGTTTGTGATcttcaaataaaatgttgttttcaccaTGAAAACATTACTGATAAAACGGCATTTCCAATTACGGAAGTTCGATTTTATAAGGTTGTTGCTTGTACCAAGTTATGGGTAAACTTAGATGGTACCTGTAAAGATATTGCTAATAAACTA AACGATAGAATTGGTAAGTTTAACACATTCACTAGCCTATGTATCATTTGTAAGAAGGCACAGAAGCAGATtagaaaaaattacaaaaccTGCAACCAGAAATTGAGAAAGGCTCTCACAGATGATGCAG GATTCCTAAGAGCAGCTGCTGAAATGAAAAATGACCAAGAAATGTTGAAGGACATACACGGAAAGAGCTGTGCTTGCATTGAAGTGAGGTACCATGACTCATGCTACAGggaatatataaaaattgtgcACCGAAAGAAACATATTCATGCAaa GTCTTCAACAAAGTCATTTTTTGATGAACATAAAAAAGGCTACAATGTGTTTTGTGAAacaattattaaagaaagaatgAAAACCGGTCAAGAAATCATCAGATTAAGTAAACTTCAGAAGTACCTTGACAAGTATATTCAAGAAGAGGAACATATTAATTTGGGATATGTAAG gTCAGATTTACTAAAAGCAAAACTCGAAAAATATTTTCCAGAGCTTGTATTCCATTTACCAAGTAGAAG GAATGAGGCAACCATGGTTTATTTTGCTGACATATCCACAGGCTCTTTTGCTGAGCAATTTTTGGAATCAGAAGAGAGTACTGACCTGTCATCAGATGCATCTGTTAATCCTGATATATCTACCACTACAAATAAAGAGGAAAGATATCATTTGCAAGATGAATCACGAACAATTCACTTAGCAG GCCTGATTTTAAAGAATGCAATCAAGACATCAGAGTCAATGGACTATAAGTGGCCTCCACGAGCAAGTGATATTAACAATGTAGTTATGAGTGACATCATTCCATTCCACCTTTTTAATATCTTGGCAATATGTACCAACACAGTACAGGAACACATTGATCCATCGATGGCAAGTGTTCCAGAAGAAATCCGAAATAAACTTGAGGCAATCTGTCAAGACATTGTGTACTTAGCTTCAAGAGGCAGGCGACAAACACCAAAATCCTTAGCACTTGGTCTTACTGTTAGGCATATGACTGGTTCCACGCACCTCTTAGATATATTAAGTAAATTTGGACATTGTACGAAACAAGTCTTGCGATGTTTCGATTGTCCACTGCTAATGCTGTTCCGGATGGTTTCAGGCGTGGGGAACTTGTTACTATGGTTTGGGACAACATTGATTTTAATGAAGAAACCACAAGTGGCCAAGGCACAACATGATGAAAtgattttattctatttttatattaagttgcCATGA